Proteins found in one Pelobacter seleniigenes DSM 18267 genomic segment:
- a CDS encoding diacylglycerol kinase has protein sequence MKGNTGFKRIVLAAGYSAKGLRTAFVNEAAFRQELFLALVLIPLALWLDVEPTQRLLMIAALFVVLITELMNSAIEAVVDRIGAERHELSGRAKDIGSAAVLLALLLCATIWISILWPLLMS, from the coding sequence GTGAAAGGGAATACCGGATTCAAGCGGATCGTTCTGGCCGCGGGTTATTCTGCCAAAGGGTTGCGGACCGCTTTTGTCAATGAAGCGGCCTTTCGCCAGGAGCTGTTTCTGGCGTTGGTGCTGATTCCTCTGGCCCTGTGGCTCGATGTTGAGCCGACTCAGCGGTTGCTGATGATCGCCGCGCTGTTTGTGGTGCTCATCACCGAATTGATGAATTCGGCCATCGAGGCCGTGGTTGATCGGATCGGCGCTGAGCGCCATGAACTGTCCGGGCGGGCCAAGGATATCGGTTCGGCCGCTGTTTTGCTGGCCCTGCTCCTATGCGCCACTATCTGGATTTCAATCCTCTGGCCTTTGCTGATGAGCTGA